One part of the Phoenix dactylifera cultivar Barhee BC4 chromosome 4, palm_55x_up_171113_PBpolish2nd_filt_p, whole genome shotgun sequence genome encodes these proteins:
- the LOC103706896 gene encoding uncharacterized protein LOC103706896 gives MKETIRCCISCILPCGALDVVRIVHADGRVEEISGTVSAGEIMQAYPKHVLRKPPSAVSDDGAVPKKAAILPPNAELQRGKIYFLMPVSSVPEKARSRNTSMRRRNKKRDEESNGDPTDKTRLLVNDRHLSAEKVSSQRDRRRGRVGVWRPHLESISEVLE, from the coding sequence ATGAAGGAGACGATAAGGTGCTGCATCTCCTGCATCCTGCCATGCGGCGCGCTGGACGTGGTCCGCATCGTGCACGCCGACGGGCGCGTCGAGGAGATCAGCGGCACGGTGAGCGCCGGGGAGATCATGCAGGCATACCCCAAGCACGTGCTTCGGAAGCCGCCTTCGGCCGTGTCCGATGATGGCGCTGTCCCGAAGAAGGCAGCGATTCTGCCACCCAATGCCGAGCTCCAGAGAGGCAAGATTTATTTCCTCATGCCCGTGTCGTCGGTGCCGGAGAAGGCCCGGTCGCGGAATACGTCCATGAGGAGGAGGAACAAGAAGAGAGACGAGGAGAGCAATGGAGACCCGACCGATAAGACGAGGCTCCTCGTCAACGACCGGCACTTGTCGGCGGAGAAGGTGTCCTCGCAGAGGGATAGGCGGCGGGGGAGGGTCGGCGTCTGGCGGCCGCATTTGGAGAGCATCTCGGAGGTTCTTGAATGA